A region from the Deltaproteobacteria bacterium genome encodes:
- a CDS encoding outer membrane lipoprotein carrier protein LolA, producing MKNIKLSLLTLLAMSSFWISAAWSATATLDVIVEELQSNYSSIKDYRAYFIQEAKIKGYPRKQESSGEVFYKKGGKMRWNYDKPEAQEIVTDGVTLWMYTPSLNQVMQAGFSMTNQSRVAHAFLSGMGSIRNDFDISGGKLDETGVHYRLTLIPKDVTEKIKSLELTVDSKTFYIKRSRMTDIYDNVTVVSLSDFKINSGLSDTLFDFVVPEGAEVVTPQTVQ from the coding sequence ATGAAAAATATAAAATTAAGCCTGTTGACGTTATTGGCCATGAGCAGTTTTTGGATCTCCGCTGCCTGGTCGGCAACAGCCACACTGGATGTTATTGTTGAAGAGTTGCAAAGCAATTATAGCTCTATAAAAGATTACCGGGCCTATTTCATCCAGGAAGCCAAAATAAAGGGTTATCCCAGGAAGCAGGAGTCTTCGGGAGAGGTTTTTTACAAAAAGGGCGGTAAAATGCGGTGGAACTATGACAAGCCGGAAGCACAGGAGATTGTGACCGACGGCGTCACGCTCTGGATGTATACGCCATCCCTGAACCAGGTGATGCAGGCCGGTTTTTCCATGACAAACCAGTCGAGAGTAGCGCATGCCTTTCTTTCGGGCATGGGGAGCATTCGCAATGATTTTGATATAAGTGGTGGTAAGCTGGATGAAACAGGTGTTCATTACAGGCTTACGCTTATACCAAAGGATGTGACGGAAAAGATCAAGTCTCTCGAACTAACCGTTGATTCAAAGACTTTTTATATTAAAAGAAGCCGCATGACCGATATTTATGATAATGTGACCGTCGTATCCCTTTCAGATTTCAAGATAAACAGCGGTCTTTCAGATACGCTTTTTGATTTTGTCGTTCCTGAAGGTGCGGAAGTCGTGACGCCACAGACGGTGCAGTAA
- a CDS encoding peptidylprolyl isomerase, whose amino-acid sequence MSETSNLTATIETNKGNIRLRLFDEKAPLTVANFVNLAQHNFYRGLSFHRVINDFMIQGGCPLGTGTGGPGYRFDDEFVLDLRHDKPGILSMANAGPGTNGSQFFITHVATPWLDDNHTVFGVVVGEEDQKVVNAIVQGDQINNITIEGDTTELMQKMKHKINGWNASLA is encoded by the coding sequence GTGAGTGAAACAAGTAATCTGACAGCGACAATAGAGACAAACAAGGGAAATATCCGGCTCAGGCTTTTTGACGAAAAGGCGCCTCTCACGGTAGCCAACTTCGTTAACCTGGCACAGCATAATTTTTACAGAGGCCTCAGTTTTCACAGGGTCATTAATGACTTCATGATTCAGGGGGGCTGCCCGCTCGGTACGGGAACAGGTGGGCCGGGTTATCGTTTTGACGATGAGTTTGTTCTCGATCTCCGCCATGACAAGCCGGGCATTCTTTCAATGGCCAATGCAGGCCCCGGAACAAATGGCAGCCAGTTTTTCATTACTCACGTAGCCACGCCCTGGCTTGACGACAATCACACTGTATTTGGTGTCGTTGTCGGAGAGGAAGACCAGAAGGTGGTTAACGCTATCGTTCAGGGTGATCAGATCAACAATATTACCATCGAAGGTGATACGACTGAACTGATGCAGAAAATGAAGCATAAGATAAACGGGTGGAACGCCAGCCTCGCTTAA
- a CDS encoding YajQ family cyclic di-GMP-binding protein yields MPSFDIVSKVDMQEVDNAVNQAKKEISQRYDFKGTKSEIDLKENDIIVLADDDYKLKAIIDIIQSRILKRNISIKSLDYGKEEPASGNMIRQVITIKQGIATEKGKEINKIIKETKMKVQSQIQGDQVRVTGKKIDDLQEVIQLLKGKDLDVDLQFINMRN; encoded by the coding sequence ATGCCGTCATTCGACATTGTCTCTAAAGTAGACATGCAGGAGGTTGACAATGCTGTTAACCAGGCAAAAAAGGAAATTAGTCAAAGGTACGACTTTAAGGGGACAAAGAGTGAGATAGATCTCAAAGAGAATGACATTATCGTTCTTGCTGATGATGACTATAAGCTTAAGGCCATTATCGATATTATCCAGTCCAGGATACTAAAAAGAAATATTTCTATTAAGTCTCTCGACTATGGCAAGGAAGAGCCTGCCTCGGGAAATATGATCAGGCAGGTAATTACAATCAAGCAGGGGATAGCAACAGAGAAGGGCAAAGAGATTAACAAGATCATTAAGGAAACCAAGATGAAGGTTCAGTCCCAGATCCAGGGGGACCAGGTGAGGGTGACGGGTAAGAAAATTGATGATCTGCAGGAAGTGATCCAGCTTTTAAAGGGTAAGGATCTCGATGTAGACCTGCAGTTTATCAATATGAGGAATTAA
- a CDS encoding DUF615 domain-containing protein — protein sequence MSDKNIADDLREDEHQGEERKSKSRVKREMLKLQEYGARLVDLSSEQLAKIEMPDKLRQAVLDAKGMKKHGARSRQIHYIGAIMRQVDAEPIMSALDNSDELKRAEAIAFKRVELWRDRLIENDNSAFDEVAAAHPHLDRQRLNQLVRNARQEKAKNKPPRSARVLFRYLMELGAPKSDGLLE from the coding sequence ATGAGCGACAAAAACATAGCCGACGATCTCCGGGAGGACGAGCATCAGGGCGAGGAGAGAAAAAGTAAATCCCGGGTTAAAAGGGAGATGCTTAAGCTCCAGGAATATGGAGCGAGACTCGTCGATCTTTCATCGGAACAGCTCGCTAAAATTGAAATGCCGGACAAATTGCGCCAGGCCGTTCTCGATGCAAAGGGAATGAAGAAGCACGGTGCCAGAAGCAGGCAGATCCATTACATTGGCGCTATTATGCGTCAAGTCGATGCCGAGCCGATTATGAGTGCCCTGGACAACAGTGACGAGTTAAAACGGGCCGAGGCTATTGCTTTCAAACGTGTTGAACTATGGAGAGACAGACTCATTGAAAACGATAATAGCGCCTTCGATGAAGTTGCCGCGGCTCATCCTCACCTGGACAGGCAGCGCCTTAATCAATTGGTAAGAAATGCCCGGCAGGAAAAAGCAAAGAACAAACCGCCCAGGTCTGCACGGGTTTTATTCAGATATTTAATGGAACTGGGGGCTCCCAAGTCCGACGGGCTACTGGAGTAG
- a CDS encoding NnrS family protein, with the protein MAQQLNAFQSLFKVFSAAPHRMMFLGGALQLIIALLLWTIELTGRYTDLWQEPLLALPSTSIHIYLMLFGIFPFFTFGFLMTTYPKWLSGPIVPGGSYIMTFFIMVFGSFLFYAGTVLGKGLVMAGIIIHMLALSKGYHSLIMVFNAVEGKSKYHPFHLNLTLASAIIAEALYLIYIGSDSFFVYRLSLLIAFWLYLVPLLFIVAHRMLPFFTSRVVDNYIQHRPMWSIPVMWAGLALHGLLELIEMQKFLFIPDLVLLFLGLYHTMLWGLTRSFKVKLLAALHISLLWFSIGMALYALQSIALLTTGTLILGRAPLHALSIGFLTSMVVAMGTRVSLGHSGRPLEMDLFTWICFWGVQLTALVRICAEFEIHSGIAPINLNIIAAVMWLVFLTPWAIRYGTIYLKPRIDGQPG; encoded by the coding sequence ATGGCACAGCAATTAAACGCTTTTCAATCACTCTTTAAAGTATTTTCAGCGGCCCCCCACCGTATGATGTTTCTCGGAGGTGCTCTCCAGCTTATTATTGCTCTTTTATTATGGACAATCGAACTGACAGGACGGTATACCGATTTATGGCAGGAACCGCTTCTGGCCCTTCCTTCTACTTCCATTCATATTTATCTCATGCTTTTCGGCATCTTCCCCTTTTTTACCTTCGGCTTTTTAATGACTACCTATCCCAAATGGTTGAGTGGACCTATCGTGCCCGGCGGAAGTTATATTATGACCTTTTTTATTATGGTTTTTGGTTCCTTTCTCTTTTATGCGGGGACGGTTCTTGGAAAAGGGCTGGTTATGGCGGGGATAATTATCCATATGCTCGCCCTGAGTAAAGGCTATCATTCACTCATCATGGTTTTTAATGCTGTTGAGGGAAAAAGTAAATACCATCCCTTCCACTTAAACCTGACCCTTGCTTCCGCTATTATTGCCGAAGCGCTCTACCTCATTTATATCGGTTCAGACAGCTTTTTTGTGTACAGGCTCTCTCTTTTAATCGCTTTCTGGCTTTACCTTGTGCCCCTTCTTTTTATCGTTGCCCACAGGATGCTCCCTTTTTTTACGAGCCGGGTTGTTGATAACTATATCCAGCATCGCCCAATGTGGAGCATTCCCGTCATGTGGGCAGGGCTTGCTTTGCATGGGCTGCTGGAACTCATTGAAATGCAGAAATTTCTTTTTATACCGGACTTGGTTCTCCTTTTTCTCGGCCTTTACCATACCATGCTCTGGGGATTGACCAGGAGTTTTAAGGTTAAGCTGCTGGCTGCCCTCCACATATCGCTCCTCTGGTTTTCCATCGGTATGGCGCTTTATGCACTGCAAAGTATTGCTCTGCTCACGACGGGAACATTGATACTAGGCAGGGCTCCCCTCCATGCGCTGTCTATCGGATTTCTCACGAGCATGGTTGTTGCCATGGGGACGAGGGTAAGCCTGGGGCACTCGGGAAGGCCCCTTGAAATGGACCTCTTCACCTGGATCTGCTTCTGGGGTGTTCAACTGACGGCCCTGGTCCGCATCTGTGCCGAGTTTGAAATCCACAGCGGCATAGCGCCCATTAACCTCAACATCATTGCAGCTGTTATGTGGCTTGTTTTTCTTACGCCCTGGGCGATCAGATATGGCACGATCTATCTCAAGCCAAGGATTGACGGCCAGCCGGGGTAA